Proteins from a single region of Nomia melanderi isolate GNS246 chromosome 11, iyNomMela1, whole genome shotgun sequence:
- the Duox gene encoding dual oxidase isoform X4, with amino-acid sequence MPAAYSDGVYMLAGQDRPSPRKLSQLFMQGDDGLPSVKNRTALFAFFGQLVTSEIIMASESGCPIEYHRIDVDKCDPVFDKECQGNKYIPFRRADYDRRTGHSPNSPREQINKVTSWIDGSFIYSSSEAWANTMRSFKNGSLLMEPTRKFPVRNTMRAPLFNHAVPHVMRMLSPERLYLLGDPRTNQHPPLLALGILFYRWHNVIAARIQKEHPDMGDEDVFQKARRIVVGTLQNIILYEYLPMLLNDDLPRYSSYKPDLHPGISHIFQSAAFRYGHTLIPPGIYRRDENCEFRRTNTDQPAIRLCSTWWDSNEILTNSTIEELIMGLASQIAEKEDNLLGTDIRNNLFGPMEFSRRDLGALNIMRGRDNGLPDYNTARAHFKLSRRKTWNEINPELFNKNPSLLRTLVEIHFNNLNNVDVYVGGMLESSSGPGELFSAVIKEQFLRLRDSDRFWFENEENGIFTKNEIEEIRRVSLWDVIVNATGIEPESIQRNVFVWEEGDPCPQPYQLNSTMLEPCVPLQRYDYFEGSELVYIYACVFLGFVPILCAGAGYGLVKLQNRRRRRLKILQEEIQKRNDGKICVDKMIVREWLHANHRRLVKVKFGPEAALHIVDRKGEKLRTFDFSEVNTVTMEESQENENGHRKALVLLRIPRDYDLVLELDSLASRRKFIAKLEAFLASHKKHFTLSQVGRDIMLAKAETKERRQKKLEQFFREAYALTFGLRPGERRRRSEDSDSGEVVTVMRTSLSKSEFASALGMRADAVFVKKMFNIVDKDRDGRISFQEFLDTVLLFSRGKTEDKLRIIFDMCDKDSNGVIDKEELSEMLRSLVEIARTTSLSDDHVTELIDGMFQDAGLERKDYLTYNDFKLMMKEYKGDFVAIGLDCKGAKQNFLDTSTNVARMTSFHIDQLPPEDSKSWARKQWDAVSTFLEENRQNIFYLFVFYVTTIALFVERFIYYSFMAEHTDLRHIMGVGIAITRGSAAALSFCYSLLLLTMSRNLLTKLKEFSIQQYIPLDSHIQFHKIAACTALFFSVLHTVGHMVNFYHVSTQPLAHLRCLTSELSFPSDARLTISFWLFRTVTGLTGILLFVVMTIIFVFAHPTIRQKAYKFFWSTHSLYVVLYALCLIHGLARLTGSPRFWIFFVGPAIIYALDKVVSLRTKYMALDIIETELLPSDVIKIKFYRPPNLKYLSGQWIRLSCTAFRSNEFHSFTLTSAPHENFLSCHIKAQGPWTWKLRNYFDPCNYNPEDEHPKIKIEGPFGGGNQDWYKFEVAVMVGGGIGVTPYASMLNDLVFGTSTNRYSGVACKKVYFLWICPSHKHFEWFIDVLRDVERKDVTDVLEIHIFITQFFHKFDLRTTMLYICENHFQRLSKKSIFTGLKAINHFGRPDMTSFLKFVQKKHSYVSKIGVFSCGPRPLTKSVMSSCDEVNKGRRLPYFIHHFENFG; translated from the exons ATGCCGGCAGCGTATTCCGACGGGGTCTACATGCTCGCCGGCCAGGACAGACCTTCCCCGAGGAAGCTCAGCCAACTCTTCATGCAAGGCGACGACGGGCTGCCGTCGGTCAAGAACAGGACAGCGTTGTTCGCTTTCTTCG GGCAGCTGGTCACGTCGGAAATAATCATGGCCAGCGAGAGCGGCTGCCCCATAGAGTACCATCGGATCGACGTGGACAAATGCGATCCGGTTTTCGACAAGGAGTGCCAAGGTAACAAGTACATTCCCTTCCGTCGCGCCGACTACGACCGCCGAACAGGACACAGCCCGAACAGCCCTCGCGAGCAG ATAAACAAAGTGACGAGCTGGATCGACGGTAGCTTCATCTATTCGAGCAGCGAGGCGTGGGCCAACACCATGAGATCATTCAAAAATGGAAGCCTCCTGATGGAACCGACCAGAAAATTCCCCGTGAGGAACACCATGCGCGCTCCTCTCTTCAATCATGCTGTACCACACGTGATGAGGATGCTGAGCCCTGAACGTCTCTACC TTCTTGGGGACCCGAGGACGAACCAGCATCCACCGCTTCTGGCTCTGGGAATTTTGTTTTACCGGTGGCACAATGTTATCGCGGCCAGAATACAGAAGGAACATCCGGATATGGGCGACGAAGACGTGTTCCAGAAGGCGCGACGCATTGTAGTGGGAACGCTGCAG aatattatattgtacgAATACCTGCCGATGCTGCTGAACGACGATCTACCGCGTTACTCAAGCTACAAACCGGATCTTCATCCAGGGATCAGTCACATATTCCAAAGCGCCGCTTTTCGGTACGGGCATACTCTTATACCACCCGGTATATACCGTCGAGATGAAAATTGCGAGTTCAGGCGGACCAACACTGATCAACCTGCTATAAGGCTTTGTTCCACCTGGTGGGACTCGAAT GAGATCCTAACAAACAGCACAATCGAGGAGCTAATAATGGGACTGGCTTCTCAAATAGCCGAGAAAGAGGACAATCTTCTAGGCACTGATATTAGGAACAATCTCTTTGGTCCCATGGAGTTCTCAAGAAGAGACCTGGGAGCGTTGAACATCATGCGAGGAAGGGACAATGGACTTCCAGATTACAATACCGCCAGAGCACACTTCAAGCTATCTCGTAGGAAAACCTGGAACGAAATCAACCCTGAATTGTTCAACAAGAATCCATCTTTGTTGCGTACCTTGGTGGAGATTCATTTCAATAACTTGAACAACGTCGACGTCTACGTTGGAGGGATGTTAGAGTCCAGTTCCGGTCCTGGTGAACTGTTTTCCGCGGTTATCAAAGAGCAGTTCCTTCGGCTGAGGGACTCTGACAGGTTCTGGTTCGAGAATGAGGAAAATGG AATCTTCactaaaaatgaaatagaagaGATCCGTCGCGTTTCTTTATGGGACGTGATCGTCAACGCTACTGGAATTGAACCAGAATCTATACAGAGGAACGTGTTCGTTTGGGAAGAAGGTGACCCTTGTCCTCAGCCCTATCAGTTGAACTCGACGATGCTGGAGCCCTGTGTTCCATTGCAGCGTTATGATTATTTTGAG GGAAGCGAGCTGGTGTACATATACGCTTGCGTGTTCCTCGGTTTCGTGCCGATTCTGTGCGCTGGAGCCGGTTACGGTCTCGTGAAGTTGCAAAACCGCCGACGCAGGCGGCTGAAGATCCTCCAGGAGGAAATACAGAAGCGGAACGACGGGAAGATCTGCGTGGACAAGATGATCGTGCGCGAGTGGCtgcacgcgaaccaccggcggCTGGTTAAGGTGAAATTCGGCCCGGAAGCCGCTCTTCACATCGTCGACCGGAAGGGGGAGAAACTGCGGACGTTCGATTTCAGCGAAGTGAACACCGTTACCATGGAGGAGTCCCAG GAGAACGAGAATGGTCATCGCAAGGCGTTGGTGCTTCTCCGTATACCGCGGGACTACGACCTTGTCCTTGAACTGGATTCCCTGGCCTCGCGTAGAAAGTTCATTGCGAAACTGGAGGCATTCCTGGCGTCCCATAAGAAGCACTTCACGCTGTCACAAGTGGGCCGGGACATAATGCTCGCCAAAGCGGAAACGAAGGAGCGACGACAAAAGAAACTGGAGCAG TTCTTCAGGGAAGCTTACGCTCTCACTTTCGGCCTGCGACCCGGTGAAAGGCGGCGACGCTCGGAGGACAGCGACAGCGGGGAAGTCGTCACCGTGATGCGGACCTCGCTTTCTAAAAGCGAGTTCGCCAGCGCTCTTGGCATGCGAGCGGATGCTGTCTTCGTGAAGAAAATGTTCAACATCGTAGACAAAGATAGGGACGGTCGCATTTCTTTCCAG GAATTCCTGGACACGGTTCTACTGTTCTCACGAGGAAAAACCGAGGACAAGCTGAGAATTATTTTCGACATGTGTGACAAGGACAGCAACGGAGTGATCGATAAAGAGGAATTGTCTGAGATGCTCAGATCATTGGTAGAAATCGCGAGAACCACCAGCTTGTCCGACGATCACGTTACAGAACTGATAGACGGAATGTTCCAA GACGCTGGTCTCGAACGGAAGGATTACTTAACCTACAATGATTTCAAGCTGATGATGAAAGAGTACAAAGGGGATTTCGTAGCGATCGGGCTCGATTGCAAAGGCGCGAAGCAGAATTTCCTGGATACGTCGACGAACGTGGCGCGTATGACCAGTTTCCATATTGATCAACTTCCGCCGGAGGATTCGAAGAGCTGGGCGCGGAAACAGTGGGACGCCGTGTCGACATTCCTCGAGGAAAACCGGCAGAACATATTCTACCTGTTCGTTTTCTACGTTACGACGATCGCCCTATTCGTCGAGCGATTTATAT ATTACTCCTTCATGGCGGAGCATACCGATTTAAGGCACATAATGGGAGTCGGGATCGCTATAACCAGAGGATCAGCGGCGGCGTTGTCCTTTTGTTACAGTTTACTGCTGTTGACCATGTCTCGCAATCTCCTTACCAAGTTAAAAGAATTCTCGATTCAACAGTACATCCCGCTGGACTCGCACATACAGTTCCATAAAATAGCCGCCTGCACCGCTCTGTTCTTTTCCGTCCTCCACACGGTGGGCCATATGGTGAACTTCTACCACGTGTCCACTCAGCCACTGGCTCATCTGCGTTGCTTAACGAGCGAACTCAGTTTCCCCAGCGATGCTCGCCTCACCATTTCTTTTTGGCTTTTTAGAACTGTAACAG GTCTGACGGGGATCCTCTTGTTCGTTGTTATGACGATTATTTTCGTGTTCGCCCATCCGACCATCCGCCAGAAAGCGTACAAATTCTTCTGGTCAACTCATAGTCTGTACGTGGTGCTGTACGCTCTCTGTCTGATTCACGGCTTGGCTCGGCTAACCGGCTCCCCGCGGTTCTGGATTTTCTTTGTTGGTCCAGCGATAATTTACGCTCTGGATAAG GTAGTCAGCCTGCGGACGAAGTACATGGCGTTAGACATTATCGAGACGGAGTTACTGCCATCGGACGTGATAAAGATCAAGTTCTACAGGCCGCCGAATTTGAAGTACTTGTCTGGCCAATGGATCCGCCTCTCTTGCACCGCGTTCCGGTCGAACGAATTCCATTCCTTCACCTTGACCTCGGCGCCTCACGAAAACTTTCTGTCCTGCCACATCAAGGCACAGGGTCCGTGGACCTGGAAGCTGAGGAACTATTTCGATCCTTGCAATTACAATCCCGAGGACGAGCATCCAAAAATTAAGATAGAAGGACCATTTGGGGGCGGGAATCAAGACTGGTACAAATTCGAGGTCGCTGTGATGGTTGGCGGTGGAATTGGGGTTACCCCTTACGCTTCTATGCTCAACGATCTCGTTTTTGGCACTTCTACGAATAGATATTCAGGGGTTGCATGTAAAAAG GTCTACTTCCTGTGGATATGTCCCTCCCACAAGCACTTCGAGTGGTTCATCGACGTCCTACGAGACGTCGAGAGGAAGGACGTCACGGACGTTTTAGAGATTCACATATTTATTACACAATTCTTTCATAAATTCGATTTGCGTACTACTATGCTG TACATTTGCGAGAACCACTTCCAGAGACTGTCTAAGAAGAGTATTTTCACTGGGTTGAAAGCGATAAATCATTTCGGCCGGCCTGATATGACATCGTTCTTAAAGTTTGTTCAGAAGAAACACAGCTAC GTCAGCAAAATAGGAGTATTTAGTTGCGGACCACGCCCCCTAACGAAGAGCGTGATGTCGTCTTGCGATGAGGTGAACAAAGGCCGCCGCCTGCCTTACTTCATTCATCATTTCGAGAACTTCGGCTAG
- the Duox gene encoding dual oxidase isoform X1, which translates to MCTMAAGAGGGGGGGRGGGEEGEVSYTRATGGTARRRRGEVRRGVLHSYADKQRYDGWYNNLAHPDWGSIDSRLIRKMPAAYSDGVYMLAGQDRPSPRKLSQLFMQGDDGLPSVKNRTALFAFFGQLVTSEIIMASESGCPIEYHRIDVDKCDPVFDKECQGNKYIPFRRADYDRRTGHSPNSPREQINKVTSWIDGSFIYSSSEAWANTMRSFKNGSLLMEPTRKFPVRNTMRAPLFNHAVPHVMRMLSPERLYLLGDPRTNQHPPLLALGILFYRWHNVIAARIQKEHPDMGDEDVFQKARRIVVGTLQNIILYEYLPMLLNDDLPRYSSYKPDLHPGISHIFQSAAFRYGHTLIPPGIYRRDENCEFRRTNTDQPAIRLCSTWWDSNEILTNSTIEELIMGLASQIAEKEDNLLGTDIRNNLFGPMEFSRRDLGALNIMRGRDNGLPDYNTARAHFKLSRRKTWNEINPELFNKNPSLLRTLVEIHFNNLNNVDVYVGGMLESSSGPGELFSAVIKEQFLRLRDSDRFWFENEENGIFTKNEIEEIRRVSLWDVIVNATGIEPESIQRNVFVWEEGDPCPQPYQLNSTMLEPCVPLQRYDYFEGSELVYIYACVFLGFVPILCAGAGYGLVKLQNRRRRRLKILQEEIQKRNDGKICVDKMIVREWLHANHRRLVKVKFGPEAALHIVDRKGEKLRTFDFSEVNTVTMEESQENENGHRKALVLLRIPRDYDLVLELDSLASRRKFIAKLEAFLASHKKHFTLSQVGRDIMLAKAETKERRQKKLEQFFREAYALTFGLRPGERRRRSEDSDSGEVVTVMRTSLSKSEFASALGMRADAVFVKKMFNIVDKDRDGRISFQEFLDTVLLFSRGKTEDKLRIIFDMCDKDSNGVIDKEELSEMLRSLVEIARTTSLSDDHVTELIDGMFQDAGLERKDYLTYNDFKLMMKEYKGDFVAIGLDCKGAKQNFLDTSTNVARMTSFHIDQLPPEDSKSWARKQWDAVSTFLEENRQNIFYLFVFYVTTIALFVERFIYYSFMAEHTDLRHIMGVGIAITRGSAAALSFCYSLLLLTMSRNLLTKLKEFSIQQYIPLDSHIQFHKIAACTALFFSVLHTVGHMVNFYHVSTQPLAHLRCLTSELSFPSDARLTISFWLFRTVTGLTGILLFVVMTIIFVFAHPTIRQKAYKFFWSTHSLYVVLYALCLIHGLARLTGSPRFWIFFVGPAIIYALDKVVSLRTKYMALDIIETELLPSDVIKIKFYRPPNLKYLSGQWIRLSCTAFRSNEFHSFTLTSAPHENFLSCHIKAQGPWTWKLRNYFDPCNYNPEDEHPKIKIEGPFGGGNQDWYKFEVAVMVGGGIGVTPYASMLNDLVFGTSTNRYSGVACKKVYFLWICPSHKHFEWFIDVLRDVERKDVTDVLEIHIFITQFFHKFDLRTTMLYICENHFQRLSKKSIFTGLKAINHFGRPDMTSFLKFVQKKHSYVSKIGVFSCGPRPLTKSVMSSCDEVNKGRRLPYFIHHFENFG; encoded by the exons ACAGCAGGCTGATACGAAAGATGCCGGCAGCGTATTCCGACGGGGTCTACATGCTCGCCGGCCAGGACAGACCTTCCCCGAGGAAGCTCAGCCAACTCTTCATGCAAGGCGACGACGGGCTGCCGTCGGTCAAGAACAGGACAGCGTTGTTCGCTTTCTTCG GGCAGCTGGTCACGTCGGAAATAATCATGGCCAGCGAGAGCGGCTGCCCCATAGAGTACCATCGGATCGACGTGGACAAATGCGATCCGGTTTTCGACAAGGAGTGCCAAGGTAACAAGTACATTCCCTTCCGTCGCGCCGACTACGACCGCCGAACAGGACACAGCCCGAACAGCCCTCGCGAGCAG ATAAACAAAGTGACGAGCTGGATCGACGGTAGCTTCATCTATTCGAGCAGCGAGGCGTGGGCCAACACCATGAGATCATTCAAAAATGGAAGCCTCCTGATGGAACCGACCAGAAAATTCCCCGTGAGGAACACCATGCGCGCTCCTCTCTTCAATCATGCTGTACCACACGTGATGAGGATGCTGAGCCCTGAACGTCTCTACC TTCTTGGGGACCCGAGGACGAACCAGCATCCACCGCTTCTGGCTCTGGGAATTTTGTTTTACCGGTGGCACAATGTTATCGCGGCCAGAATACAGAAGGAACATCCGGATATGGGCGACGAAGACGTGTTCCAGAAGGCGCGACGCATTGTAGTGGGAACGCTGCAG aatattatattgtacgAATACCTGCCGATGCTGCTGAACGACGATCTACCGCGTTACTCAAGCTACAAACCGGATCTTCATCCAGGGATCAGTCACATATTCCAAAGCGCCGCTTTTCGGTACGGGCATACTCTTATACCACCCGGTATATACCGTCGAGATGAAAATTGCGAGTTCAGGCGGACCAACACTGATCAACCTGCTATAAGGCTTTGTTCCACCTGGTGGGACTCGAAT GAGATCCTAACAAACAGCACAATCGAGGAGCTAATAATGGGACTGGCTTCTCAAATAGCCGAGAAAGAGGACAATCTTCTAGGCACTGATATTAGGAACAATCTCTTTGGTCCCATGGAGTTCTCAAGAAGAGACCTGGGAGCGTTGAACATCATGCGAGGAAGGGACAATGGACTTCCAGATTACAATACCGCCAGAGCACACTTCAAGCTATCTCGTAGGAAAACCTGGAACGAAATCAACCCTGAATTGTTCAACAAGAATCCATCTTTGTTGCGTACCTTGGTGGAGATTCATTTCAATAACTTGAACAACGTCGACGTCTACGTTGGAGGGATGTTAGAGTCCAGTTCCGGTCCTGGTGAACTGTTTTCCGCGGTTATCAAAGAGCAGTTCCTTCGGCTGAGGGACTCTGACAGGTTCTGGTTCGAGAATGAGGAAAATGG AATCTTCactaaaaatgaaatagaagaGATCCGTCGCGTTTCTTTATGGGACGTGATCGTCAACGCTACTGGAATTGAACCAGAATCTATACAGAGGAACGTGTTCGTTTGGGAAGAAGGTGACCCTTGTCCTCAGCCCTATCAGTTGAACTCGACGATGCTGGAGCCCTGTGTTCCATTGCAGCGTTATGATTATTTTGAG GGAAGCGAGCTGGTGTACATATACGCTTGCGTGTTCCTCGGTTTCGTGCCGATTCTGTGCGCTGGAGCCGGTTACGGTCTCGTGAAGTTGCAAAACCGCCGACGCAGGCGGCTGAAGATCCTCCAGGAGGAAATACAGAAGCGGAACGACGGGAAGATCTGCGTGGACAAGATGATCGTGCGCGAGTGGCtgcacgcgaaccaccggcggCTGGTTAAGGTGAAATTCGGCCCGGAAGCCGCTCTTCACATCGTCGACCGGAAGGGGGAGAAACTGCGGACGTTCGATTTCAGCGAAGTGAACACCGTTACCATGGAGGAGTCCCAG GAGAACGAGAATGGTCATCGCAAGGCGTTGGTGCTTCTCCGTATACCGCGGGACTACGACCTTGTCCTTGAACTGGATTCCCTGGCCTCGCGTAGAAAGTTCATTGCGAAACTGGAGGCATTCCTGGCGTCCCATAAGAAGCACTTCACGCTGTCACAAGTGGGCCGGGACATAATGCTCGCCAAAGCGGAAACGAAGGAGCGACGACAAAAGAAACTGGAGCAG TTCTTCAGGGAAGCTTACGCTCTCACTTTCGGCCTGCGACCCGGTGAAAGGCGGCGACGCTCGGAGGACAGCGACAGCGGGGAAGTCGTCACCGTGATGCGGACCTCGCTTTCTAAAAGCGAGTTCGCCAGCGCTCTTGGCATGCGAGCGGATGCTGTCTTCGTGAAGAAAATGTTCAACATCGTAGACAAAGATAGGGACGGTCGCATTTCTTTCCAG GAATTCCTGGACACGGTTCTACTGTTCTCACGAGGAAAAACCGAGGACAAGCTGAGAATTATTTTCGACATGTGTGACAAGGACAGCAACGGAGTGATCGATAAAGAGGAATTGTCTGAGATGCTCAGATCATTGGTAGAAATCGCGAGAACCACCAGCTTGTCCGACGATCACGTTACAGAACTGATAGACGGAATGTTCCAA GACGCTGGTCTCGAACGGAAGGATTACTTAACCTACAATGATTTCAAGCTGATGATGAAAGAGTACAAAGGGGATTTCGTAGCGATCGGGCTCGATTGCAAAGGCGCGAAGCAGAATTTCCTGGATACGTCGACGAACGTGGCGCGTATGACCAGTTTCCATATTGATCAACTTCCGCCGGAGGATTCGAAGAGCTGGGCGCGGAAACAGTGGGACGCCGTGTCGACATTCCTCGAGGAAAACCGGCAGAACATATTCTACCTGTTCGTTTTCTACGTTACGACGATCGCCCTATTCGTCGAGCGATTTATAT ATTACTCCTTCATGGCGGAGCATACCGATTTAAGGCACATAATGGGAGTCGGGATCGCTATAACCAGAGGATCAGCGGCGGCGTTGTCCTTTTGTTACAGTTTACTGCTGTTGACCATGTCTCGCAATCTCCTTACCAAGTTAAAAGAATTCTCGATTCAACAGTACATCCCGCTGGACTCGCACATACAGTTCCATAAAATAGCCGCCTGCACCGCTCTGTTCTTTTCCGTCCTCCACACGGTGGGCCATATGGTGAACTTCTACCACGTGTCCACTCAGCCACTGGCTCATCTGCGTTGCTTAACGAGCGAACTCAGTTTCCCCAGCGATGCTCGCCTCACCATTTCTTTTTGGCTTTTTAGAACTGTAACAG GTCTGACGGGGATCCTCTTGTTCGTTGTTATGACGATTATTTTCGTGTTCGCCCATCCGACCATCCGCCAGAAAGCGTACAAATTCTTCTGGTCAACTCATAGTCTGTACGTGGTGCTGTACGCTCTCTGTCTGATTCACGGCTTGGCTCGGCTAACCGGCTCCCCGCGGTTCTGGATTTTCTTTGTTGGTCCAGCGATAATTTACGCTCTGGATAAG GTAGTCAGCCTGCGGACGAAGTACATGGCGTTAGACATTATCGAGACGGAGTTACTGCCATCGGACGTGATAAAGATCAAGTTCTACAGGCCGCCGAATTTGAAGTACTTGTCTGGCCAATGGATCCGCCTCTCTTGCACCGCGTTCCGGTCGAACGAATTCCATTCCTTCACCTTGACCTCGGCGCCTCACGAAAACTTTCTGTCCTGCCACATCAAGGCACAGGGTCCGTGGACCTGGAAGCTGAGGAACTATTTCGATCCTTGCAATTACAATCCCGAGGACGAGCATCCAAAAATTAAGATAGAAGGACCATTTGGGGGCGGGAATCAAGACTGGTACAAATTCGAGGTCGCTGTGATGGTTGGCGGTGGAATTGGGGTTACCCCTTACGCTTCTATGCTCAACGATCTCGTTTTTGGCACTTCTACGAATAGATATTCAGGGGTTGCATGTAAAAAG GTCTACTTCCTGTGGATATGTCCCTCCCACAAGCACTTCGAGTGGTTCATCGACGTCCTACGAGACGTCGAGAGGAAGGACGTCACGGACGTTTTAGAGATTCACATATTTATTACACAATTCTTTCATAAATTCGATTTGCGTACTACTATGCTG TACATTTGCGAGAACCACTTCCAGAGACTGTCTAAGAAGAGTATTTTCACTGGGTTGAAAGCGATAAATCATTTCGGCCGGCCTGATATGACATCGTTCTTAAAGTTTGTTCAGAAGAAACACAGCTAC GTCAGCAAAATAGGAGTATTTAGTTGCGGACCACGCCCCCTAACGAAGAGCGTGATGTCGTCTTGCGATGAGGTGAACAAAGGCCGCCGCCTGCCTTACTTCATTCATCATTTCGAGAACTTCGGCTAG